A single region of the Branchiostoma lanceolatum isolate klBraLanc5 chromosome 1, klBraLanc5.hap2, whole genome shotgun sequence genome encodes:
- the LOC136438358 gene encoding uncharacterized protein isoform X1, with translation MADPLLPALSIQDVSVQADRQQCKLIPTSEAKKTKKDATPWPVMQNEETALKEAKRRCHRTQPTEVQYLGQLVLIFGHYKWLLENDVGYANLVDKHVKEPASDDAAHDSGVPVVYVVRHTETHTESFPTAWRCVISDTWSETLKYPLLYLPKSFWNNSCAGKVLHHHRGSTAHCLCWRHFCSIDADERRRDMSGFSSSSSWAEFSED, from the exons ATGGCGGATCCCCTGCTGCCAGCCTTGTCCATCCAGGATGTCAGCGTTCAGGCAGACCGCCAGCAATGTAAGCTTATTCCAACTTCAGAGGCCAAAAAGACCAAGAAAGACGCAACGCCTTGGccagtgatgcagaatgaggaaACAGCCCTTAAAGAGG CCAAGAGACGCTGTCACAGAACACAGCCAACGGAGGTACAGTACCTCGGACAACTTGTACTCATCTTCGGGCATTACAAGTGGCTGTTGGAAAATGACGTTGGCTACGCAAA ctTGGTTGACAAGCACGTGAAGGAG CCTGCTTCAGACGATGCTGCACACGACTCAGGGGTtcctgttgtttatgttgtacgTCATACCGAGACCCACACGGAGTCTTTTCCCACGGCCTGGAGATGTGTTATCAGCGACACATGGTCTGAAACGTTGAAATACCCGCTCCTTTATTTGCCCAAGTCCTTCTGGAACAACTCTTGCGCGGGAAAAGTGCTCCATCACCACCGGGGGTCTACAGCACATTGTCTTTGTTGGAGACACTTTTGCTCAATTGATGCCGATGAAAGGAGACGAGACATGTCGggtttttcttcctcttcttcgtgGGCTGAATTTAGCGAGGACTAA
- the LOC136438358 gene encoding uncharacterized protein isoform X5 has protein sequence MADPLLPALSIQDVSVQADRQQCKLIPTSEAKKTKKDATPWPVMQNEETALKEAKRRCHRTQPTEVQYLGQLVLIFGHYKWLLENDVGYANLVDKHVKENCTGKGRANLDQVTTWLLHVGL, from the exons ATGGCGGATCCCCTGCTGCCAGCCTTGTCCATCCAGGATGTCAGCGTTCAGGCAGACCGCCAGCAATGTAAGCTTATTCCAACTTCAGAGGCCAAAAAGACCAAGAAAGACGCAACGCCTTGGccagtgatgcagaatgaggaaACAGCCCTTAAAGAGG CCAAGAGACGCTGTCACAGAACACAGCCAACGGAGGTACAGTACCTCGGACAACTTGTACTCATCTTCGGGCATTACAAGTGGCTGTTGGAAAATGACGTTGGCTACGCAAA ctTGGTTGACAAGCACGTGAAGGAG AACTGCACAGGAAAAGGCCGTGCAAACTTGGATCAAGTGACAACATGGCTACTTCACGTCGGTCTGTAG
- the LOC136438358 gene encoding uncharacterized protein isoform X2, producing the protein MADPLLPALSIQDVSVQADRQQCKLIPTSEAKKTKKDATPWPVMQNEETALKEAKRRCHRTQPTEVQYLGQLVLIFGHYKWLLENDVGYANLVDKHVKEVRTHGHKVDIQERWLKDYLLKYVNHFPQPTSTPAPTGLVPSKVSRTNKCISGIGFTKTYRPTCSLVGPRAKAGRGSS; encoded by the exons ATGGCGGATCCCCTGCTGCCAGCCTTGTCCATCCAGGATGTCAGCGTTCAGGCAGACCGCCAGCAATGTAAGCTTATTCCAACTTCAGAGGCCAAAAAGACCAAGAAAGACGCAACGCCTTGGccagtgatgcagaatgaggaaACAGCCCTTAAAGAGG CCAAGAGACGCTGTCACAGAACACAGCCAACGGAGGTACAGTACCTCGGACAACTTGTACTCATCTTCGGGCATTACAAGTGGCTGTTGGAAAATGACGTTGGCTACGCAAA ctTGGTTGACAAGCACGTGAAGGAGGTACGTACTCATGGCCACAAAGTCGACATTCAGGAGCGTTGGCTGAAGGACTACCTGCTGAAGTATGTCAACCACTTCCCGCAACCAACATCGACTCCTGCACCTACGGGATTGGTCCCTTCAAAAGTTTCACGTACAAACAAATGTATAAGTGGTATCGGTTTTACAAAGACCTACAGGCCGACCTGCAGCTTGGTAGGCCCACGAGCGAAAGCAGGCAGAGGAAGCTCATGA
- the LOC136438358 gene encoding uncharacterized protein isoform X4: protein MADPLLPALSIQDVSVQADRQQCKLIPTSEAKKTKKDATPWPVMQNEETALKEAKRRCHRTQPTEVQYLGQLVLIFGHYKWLLENDVGYANLVDKHVKEVRTHGHKVDIQERWLKDYLLKTAQEKAVQTWIK from the exons ATGGCGGATCCCCTGCTGCCAGCCTTGTCCATCCAGGATGTCAGCGTTCAGGCAGACCGCCAGCAATGTAAGCTTATTCCAACTTCAGAGGCCAAAAAGACCAAGAAAGACGCAACGCCTTGGccagtgatgcagaatgaggaaACAGCCCTTAAAGAGG CCAAGAGACGCTGTCACAGAACACAGCCAACGGAGGTACAGTACCTCGGACAACTTGTACTCATCTTCGGGCATTACAAGTGGCTGTTGGAAAATGACGTTGGCTACGCAAA ctTGGTTGACAAGCACGTGAAGGAGGTACGTACTCATGGCCACAAAGTCGACATTCAGGAGCGTTGGCTGAAGGACTACCTGCTGAA AACTGCACAGGAAAAGGCCGTGCAAACTTGGATCAAGTGA
- the LOC136438358 gene encoding uncharacterized protein isoform X3, with protein MADPLLPALSIQDVSVQADRQQCKLIPTSEAKKTKKDATPWPVMQNEETALKEAKRRCHRTQPTEVQYLGQLVLIFGHYKWLLENDVGYANLLQTMLHTTQGFLLFMLYVIPRPTRSLFPRPGDVLSATHGLKR; from the exons ATGGCGGATCCCCTGCTGCCAGCCTTGTCCATCCAGGATGTCAGCGTTCAGGCAGACCGCCAGCAATGTAAGCTTATTCCAACTTCAGAGGCCAAAAAGACCAAGAAAGACGCAACGCCTTGGccagtgatgcagaatgaggaaACAGCCCTTAAAGAGG CCAAGAGACGCTGTCACAGAACACAGCCAACGGAGGTACAGTACCTCGGACAACTTGTACTCATCTTCGGGCATTACAAGTGGCTGTTGGAAAATGACGTTGGCTACGCAAA CCTGCTTCAGACGATGCTGCACACGACTCAGGGGTtcctgttgtttatgttgtacgTCATACCGAGACCCACACGGAGTCTTTTCCCACGGCCTGGAGATGTGTTATCAGCGACACATGGTCTGAAACGTTGA